The DNA sequence GCAATCTTTAGCAGATTAGGTTAGGAGGAAATACTTAATCTCAACAgttaaatcatttttattttattctgaaTGCAAAGAATACTTAGtttaaggtcgtcggtccatcgagcagGCGGTTACACACTCATTCGAGAATCAAGTTCCTCCAACTTTCCCTAAACGATTATTATCCATAACGAGTTCCCAAACGACGACCTTTCCATGATGATAATGCATGTCCTTAATATGTCTCAGTCTTGCGTCAGATCAGCCACAACGCACTTTTTCCGTAAGTTGAAAAGTAggttacataaaattaaataaataaatgattatgattatgattatgattcaTCGTGATTAAGTTGTAAGTTGCAGTGATCTAGCGTccaatcaacattttccttagAAGCCTTGATGTGTCAACATAATTTTCCGGATAGTCAGAATGTGGAAACTTGTTTGACGCAATGATTTTACCATACATTCCTACTCACAAGTATATTGGATGCGCAATACACTTATTAAGTAGTTACTATTTTATAATATCTTCCTTAAAGTCTTTATCCTTGGTCTCGCCACCATACTTTATAGTACGTCATTTTATTTTACCTCTAGTTTACGTAAGGATCAAGTGATGATTCTCGCTTATTAAATTTACTTATCTCTTAGcgattaaatacaattttattgtagTAGTTTCATTGTATGAGCTGCTACGTTTAACActtatattattctgtggtttaacTAATTAATTCCTTGAAATGAAGGCTTTTGTTTAAGAATAGTCGACCTTTGCTTAACaagatttaattttaagttatatCTCATAGTTACCTAATACATTTATGAATGCACAAGGCTAGTCACTTGAGATGATGATTATCAAATTCGATGCGCGTAGGTACTGTCATCATCAAAATAGTACCTACTACAAAAGTGCACAGGCAAGGATACTACGCTGCGCCCGCGCTACTACAAATATGTCGGCCTTGGCATATTTTGACAAAACAACAATGTTCCTGTGCCAaatttttgctacaaaaataccGGTAGAAATTTTAAGCGATGCATGAAAAGTATGAAAACGTTTCCTCTGTAGTATGTACCTACCAAAAAAATTGTTATAAGTACGACAGACATGACCAATCCATAATCATAATAACTCtaaaattgtaatgaaaaaCCACAATAAAGATCGGCTATTAATGTAGGAAAACAACAAATAGACAATaggtcttatgcccgttttcacaatcaatccttaatttttaagtgactcctatggttGGTAACACATAATACGAATTTTGTTTGGTGgcggagtcacttaaaaattagggattgatggtgaaaacagccATTAGAATCCTTACTTCCTAAAGAATGCCAAACGGAAGTTGCGAAAGTTTAatgttagtaggtacctatctagtCACATTCACGATTCCGTATCATTTCATCTACACACGGGAAGAgagaaaactaaaaaaatagagCATTACGAACTCGCACTCCTATGGAATActgaaaattaatttgaaaaggcATTGGTCGTTAGTTAAAATCTACAATCAATACCTAAAAACAGAATGGTTAATGCCAATTTAACCGTTATTAATGAATATGTCTTTTGCAGAGCCATAATTACGGACAATGTAAGTTACCCGTCGACtctaacaataaacacaatcaaCACAAAATGTAAAGAAGAGGAACTAGAAAAAGCTTATGACCCATTTGAAAACAGAAAATTGGAACATCCTAATtcgtaagtattttatttaaattattaacaatttatttgtataaattcGAGTAAAAGTACCTAGTAGGTATGCACTTATATTGTAAAGTTGAATAAcctttattttataacaaagccaagtaaaataaaatcatgaaattcattCCAAAAATATAGTCACCTCTATGTAAGTACAGGGTTTCAGTTGGCGCTACAGTTGCCTCTAAACTATCTCTTCTTGTCAATGatcatatttttcttttttcttgcaGGGATGTGCAGTCCTTCGCAAATCTCCTGAAGTCATCTCTTGGATCCGGCATCCTGGCCATGCCTGCCGCTTTCAAGAACGCGGGCACTGTCATCGGCATATTTGGCACCGTCATCCTCGGCTACATTTGTACGCATTGCGTCTTTTTACTGGTACTTAACTTTTGTCTAATCTAAGATCTTAAATTGATGTGAGAAAATTCGACATCACCATGATAAGAACTTTATAATTAGAAGAAAAtttcaagattttttaaacGAGACAATTTCGAATCTCATATTCAAAAACTCTATGCTGActctatttttttatcaaatatcGGTTATTCCCAGTCGGCTATTATTGACTTATTATTGGTGTTGAAAATGTTCtttaataacattaacattCATTTTTTCCAGGTTAAAACTTCACAAGATGTCTCGAAGGTCTCGAAAGTCCCTTCACTCGGATACGCTGAGACTGTGGAGGCAGTCTTCGCTACAGGTCCTCAACCTCTTAGAAGATTTTCACGAGCATCTAGGTCGGTAAAATAATTCCTATcatcttataaaaataaaggaTAAAGTGGAACTAAACTGTTAGTTAAATTTTTTTAGAGCACAATAAAATTTACCACACATTAAAATCAAACTCTAGGTAGAATCACGTAATCCATTAATTAATTCAGTTTTCTTATCACTTTATTAAAAGTGAATTGGTAGTTATAAAAATGTCAGGTCATTGAAGGTATCACCAGTATCACTTAGATAAGTTTAAATGTGTCTAAAAATTGTCACAAACCAagactaaataaatatacctatgATATTTTATCAGTAAAGCTATTAATGATGATAACTCTGATTCTCATGGTGAGTAGTATCTTTGTGCAAAGGAGTATCGTAccaattaaagtaaaaatacaaaGTCGACCGCTTCTCCTTGAGTTTGATATAATTAATCACAGTCGATCAAAAGACCAAACGAATTGAAATCGTCTTTGAATTTACGGCGTAGTAGCGCGATGAttggtaaaaataaatacttttcagTATAGTACTAATAGTTATTTTAGCCACCAAAAGGCCTGAAGCTATATTTACCGATACATACAATGTTAATGGCAATGTAACAATAGTAATAGATTCTGTTATGTATAACATTTGATCAGTATGATGGATCTATGTTACATAATGCGCATCTGATGCATTGCTTACCTAATTAAATCCTATAATACTTTATACATATAGATCATCTCCGAGATAATACAATACAGACGTGAGCTTATCCAATGATGATACAATGTGCTTCTAAACACATGGGTTTctgattaatatttattaaccaCTCCAGAGTCCTACTTCATGTAATTAAGTATGGAGAGCTATGAGAAAAATCTCATTCAGAACCATGGTCATTTTCTACTctaggtatagatcgtttcatccacgaagacgcgccctaccaatttttggtcgaggaaaGTGCGGGGAGTGGGGTGTTTGTTCAcatgcacacgcacactaaaataatgatgCTCGGATtgctcatggataatttagcgtctataccagtctttcccaaagtgggcgataacgcccccttgtgtgcgctgcaggcttaaaggggggcggtaagagacccagaaaaaaaaatcgggacgttgtgtagaggcttgggaggcgtcatctactaggaggactcttagacaccgactgagctcgactcttgactacaaaaatggggagcgctaaaaaattatttattctcaaagtgggcattagactaaataagtttgggaaccactggtcTATACCGATAACATTGAAACGTTAGCGGaagtcttcgtggatgaaacgatctataggcCTTACCTAATGCTGGCTCTGGTATTACTTTTCAGCATTTTAGGAGCAATTTAACCAGTTGTAAGTATTATGTTAAATTTGTTATCTTTTTTAATTTCAGAATATTTATAGACTGGGCTATGGCTTTTACGATTCTTGGCGCCTGTGCAGTGTATGTCATATTGCTCGTCGATTCTGTTGTACAGGTAAGTTGGAACCTTGACAGCTCCACCATTTCGTAACGTAACAACAATGTTGCTGTTACACGTGAAATGAAGTTAattactacataattattttgatatcaGATTAGGATAGTCTATTTTTATCAATGCACGTATTTTCATTTGAGATTGTACTGATGAACAAACCTCCTCTACCTCTACCTTCCTACCTTGAAAAGTAGGTATTCATTTAAATACCTAATATGAAAATTATACCGTTCTCGTTTTCTTCTTCCAGGTTATAAACCACTTCTATCCAGAAAACAAGATAACCAATACGATGTACTGTCTCATGTTCCTGGTGCCAATCCTGATTTTTACCCAGATCAGGAATTTGAAGTACCTCGCCCCATTCTCTGGCTTCGCGAATCTGCTACTAGTGCTGACATTTGTCATCTGCCTGTATTACATTTGCACCGACTTCCCGGATATCGCTTATAAGCCCATGTCTGTCGATATAGGAAGACTGCCCTTATTCATCGGGTGAGTTtcaattttatattctgtttagCCAAAAATTGTAGAGTTGAACTCTTCACTTGGAGGTTCTGACTGATTTACGTTCTCAGTATAAAAGCACTTGTAATAATGGTCCCTTAACATCGGCACCTAAGAAGTAATGGTTTTATGTTTGCGTCAGAAGTGCAGTTATGAATCAACCTGATTTTCCAAAAATAATATGAGTAAACATTTTTCCAAAAACAATACGAATCCATTCAAAGGGTAACGTTAAGTTGTCAGTCAACTGCGCCTTTGATGACATAatcgaaaattatgacatcatGGTTGATGATCACATTGATATCACCAGCACAGTTAGTAAATTCATAAAGGCTCATGAGtaaaattgtttaattattaTACTCTACCTAATAACTCTAtctattttatacataattaatttatatgaaaatctatTTCAGCACAGTTATATTCGCAATGGAAGGCATCGGTGTTGTGTTGCCAGTTGAGAACGCCATGGCCAAGCCGAAGCACTTCCTCGGCTGCCCTGGAGTCCTGAACATCACTATGACCGTGGTAGTCGTACTATACATGCTGATGGGAGTCTTGGGCTACGTCAAGTACGGAGAAGATGCTTTGGGCAGTATCACCCTCAATCTACCGACGGATAAAGGCGAAATGTAAGAAgatctacctacttatatttctCTTTTCATCGATATTACCTAAAATAGTAAAATCAGGATCAACGCTATAGTCGTATCTGAGATTGTAACTTAATAGTTTTCAAGAGACTTAATTATTTCCGCTGGGATTCTACGATTACGAATTGCTAAGGATTGCCGCACACGGGGCACCTGCCACAACGACAAAAGGCTGCCACTGGCATATTTACATAAATTTTCGTAGTTATGGCCGGTGGCCCGTGTGCGGCGACCCTATAGCTTCAGTATCAATCAGTAGGTAAAACCCCAACCGTAACAAAATCCACACACAGCTATTAAAACTGATGTTCATGTCGGCcctttggtgtagtggttcagaacggactactatgtcgagggatcccgggttcgattcctggccgggcagaaattaaaatgatgaattttaatttatgttgcctatttaattttaattccttaggtatgtatttaaaaagtatacaaTAAGTAGTATTATcagttaagctagcacccataacacaggcatataagttgcttactttggggctagctggcgctgtgtgaaattgaccaaagaattattatatttattatttatttcattcattcaaatTTCAGTCCAGCGCTACTGGCCAAGATTTTCATCGTGCTGGCCATCTTCTTCACATACACGCTGCAGTTCTACGTGCCCATGGAGATCGTGTGGCGCAACACTCAGGAGCACGTGGCTAAGAAGTACCACAACATCGCCCAATCTGTTATGAGGGCTGTCTTTGCGATTCTCACGGGTAAGTTCCACAACAGAACGTccaattaaaaactaaaaacataggtacttaggtacctatagtctgatgtgctgtcgtctgacCTCTACATGGTAccagtaggtaagtaggtacctatttaattgAGTACATCGatgttataaaatatataaatgaTACAAATTGTCTGTGTTGGTATGCGATTTGTAAAAGCGATGCATCTTGCATTTACTTATATCCTGATGTCCTTACCTTTGAATTCGGGATGTGTTCCTAATATGCCTAGATGAATTATGAAACTGACTTATCGCTTCTGTgaaaagagactgaacaaataAAAGTGATATTTAAACTATCTAAATTTCACTCACCCTGAACTTCAATACTTGACACGAATGATTCCAACCATTTAAGGTTCATCCTTACCCGcttaaaggcctattcagacctaagcggtattcgctacccacagcggcagcaaatatcgctcaggtttgaataggcctttagtttaaaaatattaagtacaagtGTCTTCTTTCTTTTCGTTTCAGTGATTGCCGCAGCCACCTTACCCCGGCTGGAACAGGTGATAGGCCTTGAAGGAGCGTTCTTCTATTCATTCCTCGGGCTTATCGCACCTTCCATCCTGGACTTGATATTCAGATGGGAGAGAGCTCTCGGCAAATACAAGTGGATCCTCATCAAAGATACGCTTCTAATATTGTTTGGCTCGTTCGTCCTTGTGACAGGAGTAACGCAAAGTATCAGAGAAATTATCCGGACTCATAATTCGTGAAACAACTGTGACTGTGTTAATTTGCTTGTAAATACAGTATTacctttatttttgtattaatattaaatagatTACCTATAATATTTGTGGTTTTGATTGTCGAATAAACCCTCAATTTTTAATGATCACGTGATGCTCAGAACATgatttttcattcaaaaaaCTGTCTTACACCTTCTGATTGAACCTCAATCAAACCGCTTATGTTTTGTAATTTAAGTAAAGTATAAGTACATTAGTACAGccataacataatatttaaatttaaattgcaTTCAGAAAGGTCATCATGCAGGCATACAAAACTAAAATACCTAATTGCAGGGGAGTGAGAagcaaactttttttaatgactTCGTGTGCTTTGCATTACCTAAATACAATTATGGCCAGTGACgaataatttaaattagattaattaattaagactaAGTTTACTGCTTATTCAAGtgataaaaaatgaaataaacagaTTTTACCTACAATATCatacataaaaattacattgtagattattttagataaataaaaaaaaaaaaaaaaagatgatcCCCACATTCAGTACAAAcaagtattaaataataaattagggAGTatcagcacagaataagtaatagtaccatgGTATCAGGAAAGATGAGGCACTTTACGGAGACCACCGACAGTACTAAACGTTTTCGTTCCTTCCTTTCCTGAATTTCCCGATTTTCCTGCACAAAATTCGCATCGCAACATTCGCAACCCACATAGCCCATCTTTGGCTAATGCACAGTTGCACAAGCCGTGAAagccataaaaaaaacaaaagtcagCAGAAATCCCGCCAATTTTAAAATTCCAATTTctaaaaaacttttatttatctcGTTCTAATAAATTTAATAGTGCACCAAGTGTGTTAattatattttgataataattaaatcTACGGAGCTTCAAAGAATTGATATCTTTTCCTGTAAAATGTAGCTCCTATCAGCGGTTTTTTGTAATTCGTCTGAAGATCTATTTCGGGAGCATTGTCATCACTGAAAACAGTTAACCGAGAGAAGTTGGTAAATCATATCTTGACCAAAAATAAAACCTTTCAAAGGTGCCAGCAAGACTGTTTATAAATTCCTCTCACTTCACTTGCGTCTGTGTAGTCGTAATCAGCTGACTAAGCCGAGGTGAATGTTCGTTAGTGCTTGAGGAAAATCTttccattttaaattaaattaaatcaccTACAGTTCAAATTTATGTGTACCTGATTGTGTAAGAAA is a window from the Ostrinia nubilalis chromosome 7, ilOstNubi1.1, whole genome shotgun sequence genome containing:
- the LOC135073170 gene encoding proton-coupled amino acid transporter-like protein pathetic isoform X2 — translated: MQEIAIITDNVSYPSTLTINTINTKCKEEELEKAYDPFENRKLEHPNSDVQSFANLLKSSLGSGILAMPAAFKNAGTVIGIFGTVILGYICTHCVFLLVKTSQDVSKVSKVPSLGYAETVEAVFATGPQPLRRFSRASRIFIDWAMAFTILGACAVYVILLVDSVVQVINHFYPENKITNTMYCLMFLVPILIFTQIRNLKYLAPFSGFANLLLVLTFVICLYYICTDFPDIAYKPMSVDIGRLPLFIGTVIFAMEGIGVVLPVENAMAKPKHFLGCPGVLNITMTVVVVLYMLMGVLGYVKYGEDALGSITLNLPTDKGEIPALLAKIFIVLAIFFTYTLQFYVPMEIVWRNTQEHVAKKYHNIAQSVMRAVFAILTVIAAATLPRLEQVIGLEGAFFYSFLGLIAPSILDLIFRWERALGKYKWILIKDTLLILFGSFVLVTGVTQSIREIIRTHNS
- the LOC135073170 gene encoding proton-coupled amino acid transporter-like protein pathetic isoform X3 is translated as MPAAFKNAGTVIGIFGTVILGYICTHCVFLLVKTSQDVSKVSKVPSLGYAETVEAVFATGPQPLRRFSRASRIFIDWAMAFTILGACAVYVILLVDSVVQVINHFYPENKITNTMYCLMFLVPILIFTQIRNLKYLAPFSGFANLLLVLTFVICLYYICTDFPDIAYKPMSVDIGRLPLFIGTVIFAMEGIGVVLPVENAMAKPKHFLGCPGVLNITMTVVVVLYMLMGVLGYVKYGEDALGSITLNLPTDKGEIPALLAKIFIVLAIFFTYTLQFYVPMEIVWRNTQEHVAKKYHNIAQSVMRAVFAILTVIAAATLPRLEQVIGLEGAFFYSFLGLIAPSILDLIFRWERALGKYKWILIKDTLLILFGSFVLVTGVTQSIREIIRTHNS
- the LOC135073170 gene encoding proton-coupled amino acid transporter-like protein pathetic isoform X1; its protein translation is MSNSYNMKEFSSTAIITDNVSYPSTLTINTINTKCKEEELEKAYDPFENRKLEHPNSDVQSFANLLKSSLGSGILAMPAAFKNAGTVIGIFGTVILGYICTHCVFLLVKTSQDVSKVSKVPSLGYAETVEAVFATGPQPLRRFSRASRIFIDWAMAFTILGACAVYVILLVDSVVQVINHFYPENKITNTMYCLMFLVPILIFTQIRNLKYLAPFSGFANLLLVLTFVICLYYICTDFPDIAYKPMSVDIGRLPLFIGTVIFAMEGIGVVLPVENAMAKPKHFLGCPGVLNITMTVVVVLYMLMGVLGYVKYGEDALGSITLNLPTDKGEIPALLAKIFIVLAIFFTYTLQFYVPMEIVWRNTQEHVAKKYHNIAQSVMRAVFAILTVIAAATLPRLEQVIGLEGAFFYSFLGLIAPSILDLIFRWERALGKYKWILIKDTLLILFGSFVLVTGVTQSIREIIRTHNS